The DNA segment AAACCCTTTCTCATCTGGGCCTGCAATGACATTACCTGGGTTTTTGGCCCGTTCCACTGCTACCTCAATGTCATCGCTATCCTCCTGACCGGCAATCCCCTCTGGGGACCTCGCCTGGCCTCGGGGCTTTTCGGCGCCATGACCGCCATCCCGCTTTATTTGATAGTCAGTCATTATTTTGGCCGGAGGGCCGCCTTTTACAGCGGGCTGGCTTTTCCTTTTTTCACTTTTTTTATTGGTCTGTCAGTTTCAGGCAACAGCGAACCGATATCATCATTTTTCATATTGTGGGCGATCTATTTCGCAATTCGTTTCCGGGAAAATGAATTCCTGTCCCATATCATTGCTTCAGGATTATTGTTCAGTCTGGCCGCGGCTACCCGCTATGATGTCTGGATTTTCGGCCCTGTTTTATTTATATATTTACTCTGGATTTATTACAGGAATCGTTCCAGGGTTGTCCTGAAGGGATTAATCTTTTTTGCCTTGATCGCCGCGAGTTTCCCGGTCGCCTGGATAATCGGGAATTACCATTTGGTTGGGGACCCCCTTATCTTCTTGAAGCAGGCCTATGACCCTCTGCCATTTTCGGGTCATTTCGATATTCGCCTCGCAAAGCATATTTTATATGATTTTGCCCTGTTCCCTTCGGCCCTGATGTTTGGTCTTACCCCGGCCGTCTTTCTCATTGCCATATTTGGATTTTATCGCACCCTGAAAGAAAAGCGCCGGCCGGATCGTTTTCCCGCCATAATTTTGCTGGTCCTGATATTTTGGTACATGTCCTTTTTCGTGATCGGGCAAAAGATGATTGCCGTCTCTCGAATGATGGTCAATCATGGCCTGTTCCTGCTGATCTTCTTCGGTCCCGGCATGACGGCACTGCTATCCATCCTGAAGCCGGCTCGACAAAAAATTCTGCTGGTTTCGACATTCCTAATGGCCGTATTGTTTGCGATTCTGCCTCCGTTTTCCGTTTTGCGGCCGGCGGCCTTGAATTCCCGGTTGATCCCTCTGTCCCAATATGTCCCTGCACCGCCTGAAATAAAATCGACCGGAAACCTTTTGCACCGTCAACTGGAAAGCGGAAAGA comes from the Candidatus Zixiibacteriota bacterium genome and includes:
- a CDS encoding membrane hypothetical protein (Evidence 5 : Unknown function), translated to MMRLKKLRSHGKALLAQLDSDLHRPASPTPVASTGLLSSAKIRLDILLLILLTAGIYLFFWSISDTSGNDTVTRSLMAWRWLKKPFLIWACNDITWVFGPFHCYLNVIAILLTGNPLWGPRLASGLFGAMTAIPLYLIVSHYFGRRAAFYSGLAFPFFTFFIGLSVSGNSEPISSFFILWAIYFAIRFRENEFLSHIIASGLLFSLAAATRYDVWIFGPVLFIYLLWIYYRNRSRVVLKGLIFFALIAASFPVAWIIGNYHLVGDPLIFLKQAYDPLPFSGHFDIRLAKHILYDFALFPSALMFGLTPAVFLIAIFGFYRTLKEKRRPDRFPAIILLVLIFWYMSFFVIGQKMIAVSRMMVNHGLFLLIFFGPGMTALLSILKPARQKILLVSTFLMAVLFAILPPFSVLRPAALNSRLIPLSQYVPAPPEIKSTGNLLHRQLESGKKIMLDCKDMAQRSIMLRLFEHENGIIQFYGTPSEFIPDIKIEKPDIIVLSRSNRHLNEIQASWITTSELQFADINYVLDRTIGNFLIFSRKASDGRGSVFPITNWRSSQYGKFRALSATKFEL